The Sphingomonas sp. KR3-1 genome contains a region encoding:
- a CDS encoding glycoside hydrolase family 97 protein: MISRTLVALLALAAPGTALAAECAQSPGKILEVCVSVEGGRAHYEVKRGDQVVIAPSDLGLSFAGELDARYTAITDVRRASSDSNWEQPWGEQRLIRDNHNELAVTIAGDTALNKAMQVTFRIFDDGIGFRYGYAGIPAGAQVGVTADRTQFKTQGAYQAWWYQGLGQERDEYLYTQTDARRITLAETPLTLKGDNGLYLSIHEAALVDFPSMLLRGDGAGTLTAWLMPWPDGIGAKKTGPFTTPWRTVLIGTTPGALADSRIELNLNEPSKLPDIQKWFKPGKYVGVWWEMHLNKTTWGSGPTHGANNANVKRYIDFAAKYGFDGVLVEGWNQGWDGEWIDNGDKFSFTKSYPDFDLPMLAAYAKSKGVHLIGHHETAGAVVNYENQLDAALDLYAKVGVPAVKTGYVRHSGDILDRQGGKEWFAGQFMVQHHLKVIAAAAARHITMDTHEPVKDTGLRRTWPNWVSREGARGQEFNAWGRPTNPPEHLTIIPFTRLLGGPMDFTPGIFDIEHGKSVLTERNQSTLAAELAEYVVLYSPVHMAADLPENYEKHLDAFQFIRDVPTDWETTKTLASEIGDYVVVARQQRGQPDWYLGAITDEMARKLPVKLDFLAPGKRYEAQIYRDTADADYIKNPVAYAIEKRVLTSADTLSVDLAPGGGQAIRFKLLK; encoded by the coding sequence ATGATCTCTCGTACCCTCGTTGCGCTTCTCGCGCTGGCGGCACCCGGCACGGCCCTGGCGGCGGAGTGCGCCCAGTCGCCCGGCAAAATTCTCGAAGTCTGCGTGTCGGTCGAAGGCGGCCGGGCGCACTATGAAGTGAAGCGCGGCGACCAGGTCGTGATCGCGCCGTCCGATCTCGGCCTCAGCTTCGCCGGCGAGCTCGATGCGCGCTACACGGCGATCACCGATGTCCGCCGCGCGTCCTCGGACTCGAACTGGGAGCAGCCCTGGGGCGAGCAGCGCCTGATCCGCGACAACCACAACGAGCTGGCCGTCACGATCGCCGGCGACACCGCGCTCAACAAGGCGATGCAGGTCACCTTCCGCATCTTCGATGACGGGATCGGCTTCCGCTATGGCTATGCCGGCATCCCGGCGGGCGCGCAGGTCGGCGTCACCGCCGACCGCACCCAGTTCAAGACGCAGGGCGCGTACCAGGCCTGGTGGTATCAGGGCCTCGGCCAGGAGCGCGACGAGTATCTCTACACCCAGACCGACGCGCGCCGCATCACGCTGGCCGAGACGCCGTTGACGCTCAAGGGCGACAACGGCCTCTATCTCTCCATCCACGAGGCGGCGCTGGTCGACTTCCCCAGCATGCTGTTGCGCGGCGACGGCGCCGGCACGCTCACCGCCTGGCTGATGCCCTGGCCCGACGGGATCGGCGCGAAGAAGACCGGCCCGTTCACCACCCCCTGGCGCACGGTGCTGATCGGCACCACGCCCGGCGCCCTGGCGGACAGTCGGATCGAGCTCAACCTGAACGAGCCGAGCAAGCTCCCCGACATCCAGAAATGGTTCAAGCCGGGGAAGTATGTTGGCGTCTGGTGGGAGATGCACCTCAACAAGACCACCTGGGGCAGCGGCCCCACCCACGGCGCCAACAACGCGAACGTGAAGCGCTACATCGATTTCGCCGCCAAATACGGCTTTGACGGCGTGCTCGTCGAAGGCTGGAACCAGGGCTGGGACGGCGAGTGGATCGACAATGGCGACAAGTTCAGCTTCACCAAGTCGTACCCCGATTTCGACCTGCCGATGCTCGCCGCCTATGCCAAGTCGAAGGGCGTCCATCTGATCGGCCACCACGAGACCGCCGGCGCGGTGGTGAACTACGAGAACCAGCTCGACGCCGCGCTCGATCTCTATGCCAAGGTCGGCGTGCCCGCGGTGAAGACCGGCTATGTCCGCCACTCGGGCGACATCCTCGATCGCCAGGGCGGCAAGGAATGGTTCGCCGGCCAGTTCATGGTCCAGCACCACCTCAAGGTGATCGCGGCCGCCGCGGCGCGCCACATCACGATGGACACGCACGAGCCGGTCAAGGATACCGGCCTGCGCCGCACCTGGCCGAACTGGGTGAGCCGCGAAGGCGCGCGCGGGCAGGAGTTCAACGCCTGGGGCCGCCCGACCAACCCGCCCGAGCATCTGACGATCATCCCGTTCACCCGCCTGCTCGGCGGCCCGATGGACTTCACCCCGGGCATCTTCGACATCGAGCATGGCAAGTCGGTGCTCACCGAGCGCAACCAGTCGACGCTCGCCGCAGAGCTCGCCGAATATGTCGTGCTCTACTCGCCGGTCCACATGGCGGCGGACCTGCCCGAGAATTACGAGAAGCATCTCGACGCCTTCCAGTTCATCCGCGACGTGCCGACCGACTGGGAGACGACGAAGACGCTCGCCTCGGAGATCGGCGACTATGTCGTCGTCGCCCGCCAGCAGCGTGGTCAGCCCGACTGGTATCTCGGCGCGATCACCGACGAGATGGCGCGCAAGCTGCCGGTGAAGCTCGACTTCCTCGCGCCCGGCAAGCGCTACGAGGCGCAGATCTACCGCGACACGGCGGACGCCGACTACATCAAGAACCCGGTGGCCTATGCGATCGAGAAGCGCGTGCTGACCAGCGCCGACACGCTCAGCGTCGATCTGGCCCCCGGCGGCGGCCAGGCGATCCGCTTCAAGCTGCTGAAATAG
- a CDS encoding TonB-dependent receptor has protein sequence MKQITMLRGGASLAAMALMGFAGTAQAQTASAQSSGSVPEASQGDEPTILVVGVRKALETAQMRKRDAETVVDSITASDIGSFPDTSVSGALQRVPGITTSRMQSTDDSTHPSGEPTGVLIRGLTFVRTEFNGRDSFSADSHRGLNFNDVSPELMAGVDAYKNQTGDMIEGGLAGTVDLRTRLPFDQKGLVASGNVKADYGDRSKKWTGEFSGLISDTWETGIGKFGLMADYARSHVITRTESVIMDKIDTYCSAGATLNANGTVGCTANPFGGSGWAYVPDGIRYSQVDYDRTRQGMAFAGQYENNAGNFRLTTQYTNSEYHNKWLERASHAIFENGAYGAAAFNPRATTILGPASGSTLTFGPDGMLQSGIVTQAHGSWAGSWSSTADAINTGSAVPGLPFVNNCAAPSVCTTLQDGLYFQNEARNFDHKERTQDISGNISWDPTDRLHVNLDAQHIWASTTNNDILVATGSMANYQYSVDSNGTPNIKLLPGSNVNYASGGLSNPHNYWLPFIQAHMEDNDAKETALRGDLDYDFADSSWVDSLKVGVRYADRSQQVRYSTFNWTPVAASWNCNGPGFNIDNTTGGAYPACAAGHPDFKGYGAGIWESTSLGSNFFDGNVYDNGSLVYLNRATLENMPRLVQALSGPTTNSPISPGWTPICDRPDATVEGCYLPSEVMNVDEKTKAAYAMLRFGGDNKDIGGVNIKGNIGLRYIRTDIRSEGSVGFPPTTTFSGSPCGGPLQSGWVVNPFCFLTANTIAFANGGGTPNTFKANYENWLPSFNLRLGFSDKTFLRLGYSRAMSRPDFGLLRNFVSIAGPVIDGSASSPYIVRNSAGTITGYNFVFRAEAGYAALEPLTADQFDISFEHYMGRSSSFTFDAFYKKLHNTISYGEFTRSFTNNGSTQEVLLRGPRNVKDGGSLKGFEVAYQTFFDFLPGLLSGLGTQLNYTFVDQSGITNSNLVTQGALDSGGTAGYGAGLDVSGGRGTVIDSHQLAGISKHTFNAVALYEKGPVALRLAYNWRSRFLTNNLDCCIGLPVFSKAAGFLDGSARFSVTKWIELSIEGSNLLGTTSVYEQQIFGDSSKTPGATPVYRDANWSKVDRRVSFGARFKF, from the coding sequence ATGAAGCAGATCACCATGTTGCGGGGCGGTGCCTCGCTCGCCGCCATGGCCCTGATGGGCTTTGCCGGCACCGCGCAGGCGCAGACCGCGTCGGCACAATCGTCGGGCAGCGTGCCCGAGGCGAGCCAGGGCGACGAGCCGACGATCCTCGTCGTCGGTGTCCGCAAGGCGCTCGAGACCGCGCAGATGCGCAAGCGCGACGCCGAGACCGTGGTCGATTCGATCACCGCGTCCGACATCGGCTCGTTCCCGGACACCTCGGTGTCGGGTGCGCTCCAGCGCGTGCCGGGCATCACCACCTCGCGCATGCAATCGACCGACGATTCGACGCACCCCTCGGGCGAGCCCACCGGCGTGCTCATCCGCGGCCTCACCTTCGTGCGCACCGAGTTCAACGGCCGCGACAGCTTCTCGGCCGACAGCCATCGCGGGCTCAACTTCAACGACGTCTCGCCCGAGCTGATGGCGGGCGTCGACGCCTACAAGAACCAGACAGGGGACATGATCGAGGGCGGCCTGGCCGGCACGGTCGACCTGCGCACCCGGCTTCCGTTCGACCAGAAGGGCCTGGTCGCCTCGGGCAACGTCAAGGCGGACTATGGCGATCGCTCGAAGAAGTGGACTGGCGAGTTCTCCGGTCTGATCAGCGACACTTGGGAGACCGGGATCGGCAAGTTCGGCCTGATGGCCGACTATGCCCGCAGCCATGTCATCACGCGCACCGAGAGCGTGATCATGGACAAGATCGACACCTATTGCTCGGCCGGCGCGACCCTCAATGCGAACGGCACCGTCGGCTGCACCGCCAATCCGTTCGGCGGCAGCGGCTGGGCCTATGTGCCCGACGGCATCCGCTATTCGCAGGTTGATTATGATCGCACGCGCCAGGGCATGGCGTTCGCCGGCCAGTATGAGAACAATGCCGGCAATTTCCGCCTGACCACGCAATATACCAACTCCGAATATCACAATAAGTGGCTTGAGCGGGCCAGCCATGCGATCTTCGAGAACGGCGCCTATGGCGCGGCGGCGTTCAATCCGCGTGCCACCACGATCCTCGGGCCGGCGAGCGGCTCGACGCTGACCTTCGGGCCGGACGGCATGCTTCAGTCGGGCATCGTCACGCAGGCGCATGGCAGCTGGGCGGGCAGCTGGAGCAGCACCGCCGATGCGATCAACACCGGCTCGGCGGTGCCGGGCCTGCCGTTCGTCAACAACTGCGCCGCACCTTCGGTCTGCACCACGCTGCAGGACGGCCTCTATTTCCAGAACGAGGCGCGCAACTTCGATCACAAGGAGCGCACGCAGGACATCTCGGGCAATATCAGCTGGGATCCGACCGACCGCCTGCACGTCAACCTCGACGCGCAGCACATCTGGGCGAGCACGACCAACAACGACATCCTGGTCGCCACCGGCTCGATGGCCAACTACCAGTACAGCGTCGACAGCAACGGCACGCCGAACATCAAGCTGCTGCCGGGCTCGAACGTCAACTACGCGTCGGGCGGCCTTTCCAACCCGCACAATTACTGGCTGCCGTTCATCCAGGCGCACATGGAGGACAACGACGCCAAGGAAACCGCGCTGCGCGGCGACCTCGACTATGATTTCGCCGACAGCAGCTGGGTCGACTCGCTGAAGGTCGGCGTGCGCTATGCCGATCGCAGCCAGCAGGTCCGCTACTCGACCTTCAACTGGACGCCGGTCGCCGCGTCGTGGAACTGCAACGGCCCGGGCTTCAACATCGACAATACCACCGGCGGGGCCTATCCGGCCTGCGCCGCCGGCCATCCCGATTTCAAGGGCTATGGCGCGGGCATCTGGGAATCGACCAGCCTCGGCAGCAACTTCTTCGACGGCAACGTCTATGACAATGGCTCGCTGGTCTATCTCAACCGCGCCACGCTGGAGAACATGCCCCGGCTGGTGCAGGCGCTGAGCGGCCCGACCACCAACTCGCCGATCTCGCCGGGCTGGACGCCGATCTGCGACCGTCCCGACGCGACCGTGGAGGGCTGCTACCTCCCGTCGGAAGTGATGAACGTCGACGAGAAGACCAAGGCAGCCTATGCGATGCTGCGCTTCGGCGGCGACAACAAGGACATCGGCGGCGTCAACATCAAGGGCAATATCGGCCTGCGCTACATCCGCACCGATATCCGCTCCGAAGGCAGCGTCGGCTTCCCGCCGACCACCACCTTCAGCGGCTCGCCCTGCGGCGGCCCGCTGCAGTCGGGCTGGGTGGTCAATCCGTTCTGCTTCCTGACTGCGAACACGATCGCCTTCGCCAATGGCGGCGGCACGCCCAACACGTTCAAGGCGAACTACGAGAACTGGCTGCCGAGCTTCAACCTGCGGCTGGGCTTCAGCGACAAGACCTTCCTGCGCCTGGGCTATTCGCGGGCGATGTCGCGGCCGGACTTCGGCCTGCTGCGCAACTTCGTCTCGATCGCCGGGCCGGTGATCGACGGCAGCGCGAGCTCGCCCTATATCGTCCGCAATTCGGCGGGCACGATCACGGGCTACAACTTCGTGTTCCGGGCGGAGGCCGGCTATGCCGCGCTCGAGCCGCTGACCGCGGACCAGTTCGACATCTCGTTCGAGCACTACATGGGCCGTAGCAGCTCGTTCACCTTCGACGCCTTCTACAAGAAGCTGCACAACACGATCTCGTACGGCGAGTTCACCCGCAGCTTCACCAACAACGGCTCGACGCAGGAAGTGCTGCTGCGCGGCCCGCGCAACGTGAAGGACGGCGGCTCGCTCAAGGGCTTCGAGGTCGCGTACCAGACCTTCTTCGACTTCCTGCCGGGCCTGCTCAGCGGCCTCGGCACGCAGCTGAACTACACCTTTGTCGACCAGTCGGGCATCACCAACTCCAACCTGGTGACGCAGGGTGCGCTCGATAGCGGCGGCACCGCCGGCTATGGCGCGGGCCTCGACGTCTCGGGCGGCCGCGGCACGGTGATCGACTCCCACCAGCTGGCGGGCATCTCGAAGCACACCTTCAACGCCGTGGCCCTGTACGAAAAGGGTCCGGTGGCGCTGCGCCTCGCCTATAACTGGCGGTCGCGCTTCCTCACCAACAACCTCGATTGCTGCATCGGCCTGCCGGTGTTCTCGAAGGCGGCCGGCTTCCTCGACGGATCGGCGCGCTTCTCGGTGACCAAGTGGATCGAGCTATCGATCGAAGGCTCGAACCTGCTCGGCACCACCAGCGTCTACGAGCAGCAGATCTTCGGTGACTCCAGCAAGACGCCGGGGGCCACGCCGGTCTACCGGGACGCCAACTGGAGCAAGGTCGATCGCCGGGTCTCCTTCGGCGCCCGGTTCAAGTTCTAA
- a CDS encoding tryptophan 7-halogenase, giving the protein MSMPFTVIVAGRDAPLWLTAAALARGLGPSGVTVEAVELPSALAPVDAYATFPALEALHNQLRIDEAGLLRATGGSLTLGQNFIELAGANPPFLHAYGSAGTQIGGRDFFAHWVKARAYGLNVPLDDFSLTAAAARQGRLMFPDAESEIYGRCDYGYHLPAIPYARLLREAAIRHGATVHGADALTVARGGEGIAALELGDGRRLTADLYVDASGVLGAEQLSWRSHFPADRVLTAAGPAFANLPVYAENRAGPAGWTALHPGRPATFVTHAWSSADASDEEALQAASAASGLPLAGAQVRALDPGRPVTPWTGNTVTLGARFDPIHGLDLLGLQLGLVQLLADFPATTRFEAERAEVNRATPEALDRLRDFQSAHYALARYAGPFWQAARETQVSPDLAHMLALFRARAELAPFEEENLPPDSWRALFLGHGVEPESWPPAIDQVPPEEVKAQFRRMLGFVREQVLRQPTQSDWLAGLAHG; this is encoded by the coding sequence ATGAGCATGCCCTTCACCGTGATCGTCGCCGGCCGCGATGCGCCGCTGTGGCTCACCGCCGCTGCGCTCGCCCGCGGGCTCGGTCCGTCGGGGGTGACGGTCGAGGCCGTCGAGCTGCCCAGCGCGCTTGCCCCCGTTGATGCCTATGCCACCTTTCCGGCGCTCGAAGCGCTCCACAACCAGCTGCGCATCGACGAAGCCGGGCTGTTGCGGGCGACGGGCGGGAGCCTGACGCTCGGCCAGAACTTCATCGAGCTTGCCGGCGCCAATCCGCCCTTTCTCCACGCCTATGGCTCGGCCGGCACCCAGATTGGCGGGCGCGACTTCTTCGCCCATTGGGTCAAGGCGCGCGCCTATGGCCTGAACGTGCCGCTCGACGATTTCTCGCTCACCGCCGCCGCTGCGCGCCAGGGGCGCCTCATGTTCCCCGACGCGGAGAGCGAGATCTATGGCCGCTGCGACTATGGCTATCATCTGCCGGCGATCCCCTATGCCCGGCTGCTGCGCGAGGCGGCGATCCGCCACGGCGCGACGGTCCACGGCGCCGATGCGCTGACGGTAGCGCGCGGAGGCGAGGGGATTGCCGCGCTCGAACTCGGCGACGGGCGCCGCCTGACCGCCGATCTCTATGTCGATGCCAGCGGCGTGCTGGGCGCGGAGCAGCTGAGCTGGCGTTCGCATTTCCCCGCCGACCGCGTCCTCACCGCTGCCGGCCCGGCCTTTGCCAACCTGCCTGTCTACGCCGAGAACCGCGCCGGCCCCGCGGGCTGGACCGCGCTCCACCCCGGCCGCCCGGCGACCTTCGTCACCCATGCCTGGTCGAGCGCGGACGCGAGCGACGAGGAGGCGCTCCAGGCAGCCAGTGCCGCGTCCGGGCTGCCGCTCGCGGGTGCGCAGGTCCGCGCGCTCGATCCTGGCCGGCCGGTGACGCCCTGGACGGGCAACACGGTCACGCTCGGCGCGCGTTTCGATCCGATCCACGGCCTCGATCTGCTCGGCCTGCAGCTGGGCCTGGTCCAGCTCCTCGCCGATTTCCCCGCGACCACGCGCTTCGAGGCCGAACGCGCCGAAGTGAATCGCGCCACGCCTGAGGCGCTCGACCGCCTGCGCGACTTCCAGTCCGCGCATTATGCGCTCGCGCGCTATGCCGGGCCGTTCTGGCAGGCAGCACGCGAGACCCAGGTCTCGCCCGATCTCGCGCATATGCTCGCGCTGTTCCGCGCCCGCGCCGAGCTCGCCCCGTTCGAGGAAGAGAACCTCCCGCCCGACAGCTGGCGTGCGCTGTTCCTGGGCCATGGTGTCGAGCCCGAAAGCTGGCCGCCGGCGATCGATCAGGTCCCCCCCGAGGAAGTGAAGGCGCAGTTCCGCCGCATGCTCGGCTTCGTCCGCGAGCAGGTGCTGCGCCAGCCGACCCAGAGCGACTGGCTCGCCGGGCTCGCCCATGGCTGA
- a CDS encoding tryptophan halogenase family protein: MQPRSNPNATPLRVVIVGGGTAGWMAAAGLTRLLPNTDYALTLIESDEIGTVGVGEATLPHIREFNAMLELDEAAFMAATQGSFKLGIEFVGWDRPGGRYVHPFGSFGERWGGVDFQHHWQRARAAGHDAGDWFDTSFAVAMCREGVFDLPNEDTRSIRSTFSYAYHFDAGLYAQFLRGWATQRGVRRIEGKIVDVARNAETGLVESVSLESGAGIEGDLFIDCSGFRSLLLGGAMGVAWQDWSEWLPCDRAMAVPCTSVAGITPFTRSTAQTGGWTWRIPLQHRTGNGYVFSSSFCSEEQARETILGAIDGAPLADPRVLRFQAGRRARGWEGNVVAIGLSSGFLEPLESTSIFLIQAAVMDLANLMPTPGRPLDPRLAAEFNRLFEVHYDRTRDFLVLHYTANARHGEPLWDHVRTMTLPDSLAHKIALFRASGRAPDYTLGLFSRDSWLAVLIGQGVLPQAHDRLADRLPLDEVVERLADLRQRIATNAAALPPHAEFIASYCAAGRSGGEDRAVVA, from the coding sequence ATGCAGCCCAGGTCGAACCCTAATGCGACGCCCCTGCGCGTCGTCATCGTCGGCGGCGGGACCGCCGGCTGGATGGCTGCGGCCGGGCTCACCCGCCTGCTTCCCAATACCGATTACGCGCTGACGCTGATCGAGTCCGACGAGATCGGCACGGTCGGTGTGGGCGAGGCCACACTGCCCCATATCCGCGAGTTCAACGCGATGCTCGAGCTGGACGAGGCCGCGTTCATGGCCGCCACCCAGGGCAGCTTCAAACTCGGCATCGAGTTCGTGGGCTGGGACCGGCCCGGCGGCCGCTATGTCCACCCCTTTGGCAGCTTCGGCGAGCGCTGGGGCGGCGTCGATTTCCAGCATCATTGGCAGCGCGCCCGCGCCGCCGGCCATGACGCCGGCGACTGGTTCGACACCAGCTTCGCCGTGGCGATGTGCCGCGAGGGCGTGTTCGACCTGCCCAACGAAGACACGCGCTCGATCCGCTCGACCTTCTCCTACGCCTATCATTTCGACGCCGGGCTCTACGCCCAGTTCCTGCGCGGCTGGGCCACCCAGCGCGGCGTGCGGCGGATCGAAGGCAAGATCGTCGACGTCGCGCGCAACGCCGAGACCGGCCTGGTCGAAAGCGTCAGCCTCGAATCCGGCGCCGGCATCGAAGGCGACCTGTTCATCGATTGCTCGGGCTTCCGCTCGCTGCTGCTCGGAGGCGCGATGGGCGTCGCCTGGCAGGACTGGAGCGAATGGCTCCCCTGCGACCGCGCGATGGCCGTGCCCTGCACCAGCGTCGCCGGCATCACGCCTTTCACCCGCTCCACCGCGCAGACCGGTGGCTGGACCTGGCGCATCCCGCTCCAGCACCGCACCGGCAACGGCTATGTCTTCTCGAGCAGCTTCTGCAGCGAGGAGCAGGCGCGCGAGACGATCCTCGGCGCGATCGACGGCGCCCCGCTCGCCGATCCGCGCGTGCTGCGCTTCCAGGCAGGCCGCCGCGCGCGCGGCTGGGAGGGCAATGTCGTCGCGATCGGGCTCTCGTCCGGCTTCCTCGAGCCGCTCGAATCGACCAGCATCTTCCTGATCCAGGCCGCGGTGATGGACCTGGCGAACCTGATGCCAACGCCCGGCCGCCCGCTCGATCCGCGCCTCGCCGCCGAGTTCAACCGGCTGTTCGAGGTCCATTACGACCGCACCCGCGACTTCCTGGTGCTCCACTACACCGCCAATGCCCGGCACGGCGAACCGCTCTGGGACCATGTCCGCACCATGACGCTGCCGGACAGCCTGGCGCACAAGATCGCGCTGTTCCGCGCGAGCGGTCGTGCGCCCGACTACACGCTCGGGCTGTTCTCGCGGGACAGCTGGCTGGCGGTGCTGATCGGGCAGGGAGTCCTGCCCCAGGCGCATGACCGCCTGGCCGACCGCCTGCCGCTCGATGAAGTCGTGGAGCGCCTCGCCGATCTGCGCCAGCGCATCGCCACCAACGCGGCGGCACTGCCCCCGCATGCCGAGTTCATCGCCAGCTATTGCGCCGCCGGCCGCAGTGGCGGCGAAGACCGGGCGGTGGTCGCATGA
- a CDS encoding MFS transporter — MQAGGPSEALDAVPAAAPPSGRLSLLQIWNMCFGLLGIQIVWGLQNVNTSRIFQTLGAELDDLAILWIAGPATGLLVQPIIGHLSDRTRGRLGRRRPYILAGALCTALALFLMPNARSLWTASLMLWVLTASINIAMEPFRALVADKVPEAQRTAGFAMQVFFIGIGAVFASALPWMLVHWGGLSGQPEPGLLPQSVRTAFYIGGVCLLVAVSWTIVTTRECAPPPVLAEAARPTHMLSPARAASLVRHGIAWMAAGLAIAGAAALAGWKREIYVVAGITFLFGLLQAVVVRLRRLGRTSIGMLEIVEDIRSMPPLLKRLAVVQFFTWYGLFAMWIYTVPALALRHYGTADPTSPGYNAAADWVGVLFAGYNGVAALGALLLPRIGERLGRRATHALCLVFGAAGLFGFLLVRDPTALWLPMIGVGLAWAAILSMPYAMLAGSVPPGKAGVYMGIHNMFLVIPQLVASTMLGPLVGRVFHGQAEYALVLAAAALLIAAGFALTLPRSADTGVRP; from the coding sequence TTGCAAGCAGGCGGGCCGAGCGAGGCGCTGGACGCTGTGCCCGCCGCCGCGCCGCCGAGCGGGCGCCTCAGCCTGCTGCAGATATGGAACATGTGCTTCGGATTGCTCGGCATCCAGATCGTCTGGGGCCTGCAGAACGTCAACACCAGCCGCATCTTCCAGACGCTCGGCGCCGAGCTCGACGACCTCGCCATCCTGTGGATCGCCGGCCCGGCGACGGGGCTGCTCGTCCAGCCGATCATCGGCCATCTGAGCGACCGCACGCGCGGTCGGCTCGGCCGCCGGCGCCCCTATATCCTGGCCGGCGCGCTGTGCACCGCGCTCGCGCTGTTCCTGATGCCCAACGCCCGCAGCCTGTGGACCGCCAGCCTGATGCTGTGGGTGCTCACGGCCTCGATCAACATCGCGATGGAGCCGTTCCGCGCGCTGGTGGCGGACAAGGTGCCCGAGGCGCAGCGCACCGCCGGCTTCGCGATGCAGGTGTTCTTCATCGGCATCGGCGCGGTGTTCGCCTCGGCGCTGCCCTGGATGCTGGTCCATTGGGGCGGGCTGAGCGGCCAGCCCGAGCCGGGGCTGCTGCCGCAATCGGTGCGCACCGCCTTCTATATCGGCGGCGTCTGCCTGCTCGTCGCGGTGAGCTGGACGATCGTCACCACCCGCGAATGCGCGCCGCCGCCGGTGCTGGCCGAGGCGGCGCGGCCGACGCATATGCTCTCGCCGGCGCGCGCCGCCTCGCTGGTCCGCCACGGCATCGCCTGGATGGCCGCGGGCCTCGCCATCGCCGGCGCCGCCGCACTCGCCGGGTGGAAGCGCGAGATCTATGTCGTCGCGGGCATCACCTTCCTGTTCGGCCTTCTCCAGGCCGTGGTGGTCCGCCTGCGCCGGCTGGGGCGCACGTCGATCGGCATGCTCGAGATCGTCGAGGACATCCGCTCGATGCCGCCGCTGCTCAAGCGGCTCGCCGTGGTCCAGTTCTTCACCTGGTACGGCCTGTTCGCGATGTGGATCTACACCGTGCCGGCGCTGGCGCTGCGCCACTATGGCACCGCCGATCCGACCTCGCCGGGCTACAACGCCGCCGCGGACTGGGTGGGGGTGCTGTTCGCTGGCTATAACGGCGTCGCCGCGCTCGGTGCGTTGCTGCTGCCGCGCATCGGCGAGCGGCTCGGCCGCCGCGCCACGCATGCGCTGTGCCTCGTCTTCGGCGCTGCCGGGCTGTTCGGCTTCCTGCTCGTCCGGGATCCGACGGCGCTGTGGCTGCCGATGATCGGGGTGGGGCTCGCCTGGGCGGCGATCCTGTCGATGCCCTATGCCATGCTCGCCGGCAGCGTGCCGCCCGGCAAGGCCGGCGTGTACATGGGCATCCACAACATGTTCCTGGTGATCCCCCAGCTCGTCGCCTCGACGATGCTCGGCCCGCTGGTCGGCCGCGTCTTTCACGGCCAGGCCGAATATGCGCTGGTCCTTGCCGCCGCCGCGCTGCTGATCGCCGCCGGCTTCGCGCTCACGCTGCCGCGCAGCGCCGATACCGGCGTCCGTCCCTGA
- a CDS encoding cupin-like domain-containing protein yields MAEPLRHADDSAQASPLDALPRVSARAAPPPADLAALVDAGVPVVLKGLLAHWPALAAGRAGAGTLCAYLKGLDRGAAVPVMEAPARTAGKFGYGPDLSEFNFTRRSARLGDALDRILRLAGEENAPYVAIQMLPLAAQMPDFVAQNPMPLLPASVGPRLWVGGPVHTRTHNDRDHNLACVIAGRRRFLLFPPDQVANLYVGPLDNPPPLSLVDPEAPDLARFPRFADALATARVAFLDPGDALFIPRSWWHHVSSIGPFNAMVNYWWGDDAVGLEQPNDVFLAALLAYKHLPPHERAYWRAMFDAHVFGDDGAAHIPPAQRGPLGTMRAGERASLRQRLRAAFLKS; encoded by the coding sequence ATGGCTGAACCCTTGCGCCACGCCGACGATTCCGCGCAGGCGAGCCCGCTCGACGCCCTGCCGCGCGTATCCGCACGCGCGGCGCCGCCGCCCGCCGATCTCGCCGCGCTGGTCGATGCCGGCGTGCCCGTGGTGCTCAAGGGCCTGCTGGCGCATTGGCCTGCGCTCGCCGCCGGCCGCGCGGGGGCAGGGACGCTCTGCGCCTATCTGAAGGGCCTCGACCGCGGCGCCGCGGTGCCGGTGATGGAAGCGCCGGCGCGCACGGCCGGCAAGTTCGGCTATGGCCCGGATCTCAGCGAGTTCAACTTCACGCGGCGCAGCGCGCGCCTCGGCGACGCGCTCGACCGTATCCTGCGCCTCGCCGGCGAGGAGAACGCACCCTATGTCGCCATCCAGATGCTGCCGCTGGCGGCGCAGATGCCCGATTTCGTCGCACAGAACCCGATGCCGCTGCTGCCGGCGAGCGTCGGCCCGCGGCTCTGGGTCGGCGGGCCGGTCCACACGCGCACGCACAACGACCGCGACCATAACCTCGCCTGCGTGATCGCCGGCCGCCGCCGCTTCCTGCTGTTCCCGCCCGACCAGGTCGCGAACCTCTATGTCGGCCCGCTCGACAACCCGCCGCCGCTCTCGCTGGTCGATCCCGAGGCGCCCGACCTGGCGCGCTTCCCGCGCTTCGCCGATGCGCTTGCGACGGCGCGCGTCGCCTTTCTCGATCCCGGCGATGCACTCTTCATCCCGCGCAGCTGGTGGCATCATGTCAGCTCGATCGGCCCGTTCAACGCGATGGTGAACTATTGGTGGGGCGACGATGCGGTGGGGCTGGAGCAGCCCAACGACGTCTTCCTCGCCGCGCTGCTCGCCTACAAGCACCTGCCGCCGCATGAGCGCGCCTATTGGCGGGCGATGTTCGATGCCCATGTCTTCGGCGACGACGGCGCCGCGCATATCCCGCCCGCGCAGCGCGGGCCCCTCGGCACGATGCGCGCCGGCGAGCGCGCGTCGCTCCGCCAGCGCCTGCGCGCCGCCTTCCTCAAATCATGA